CTGTTCATACCACAACTGCGACAGTCGCCAGGCATTGCCGCCGCCGAATACTTCCATGGTGGAGGTCAGCCCGGTGGCATTGGGCTGGTGCACGCGGTCATTGGTGATGTCCTTGCCATGGCGCTCGCCGATGCCGATGCGAAAGGTCGCGTCCTGCCAGCCCAGCAGTTTTTGCAGGTCCATATTCACGCCGAGGATCAACTGGTCGCTCCAGCGCGCCGTGGTGTGGGAGTTGTAGCCGCCGCCAAGATTGGAGCCGACTTCGCCGACGTATTTGAGGGTGAAGTCGTAGCCTTGCTCGGCCAACTGCGTACGCAGGCCGTTCCAGTCGCCGAGCATGGCGGGGGCGCTGAAGGCGCAGGGGGACAGGACGCTGCACAGCAGGGCCAGGGGATAGGTGATGCGCATGAAAAGCTCCTTGGATTGTTGTTTTTATTAGGTACTGCACAAATCACAGGCACACACAGATCCCCTGTGGGAGGGGGCTTGCCCCGATGGCGGTGTATCAGCCACAACTGTGCTGACTGACACTCTGCTATCGGGGGGCAAGCCCCTCCCACAATGGAACTGTGGTGATTGAGGGTGAGCGGGGGTTACTGCAGGTTTACGTAGAGGCCACCATCGACGAGCAACGACGCGCCGGTGATATAGCGCGCCATGTCCGAGGCCAGGAACACAATCGGCCCAGCCACATCATCCGGCTCACCCAAACGCCCCAACGGCGTGCGCGAGGTCATGTAGGCGAGTTTTTCCTCGTCGGCCAGGTCGTCCTTGTTGATGTCGGTGGCGATGGTGCCTGGCAGTACCGAGTTGCAACGAATGCCATACGGCCCCAGTGCAATGGCGCAGGACTGCATCAACGAATGCAACCCGGCCTTGGTTGGCGTGTAATGGGTTTGCATGCCGCCGCCTACCAGGGCGCTGATGGAGCTGACCGCGATGATCGCGCCGCCGCGGCCCTGGTTTTTCATCTGGTTGGCCGCCGCCTGCACGGCGAAGTAGGCGCCGTTGAGGTTGGTGTTGACGGTTTTCAGGTAGACCTCGCGGGGCATGTCGAGGAACGAATGGAACGGGCAGATCCCAGCGTTGTTGACGAACACGTCGACACTGCCGAACGCCTTGACCGCGCCGGCCACCAGCTTGTCGCCGGTGTCCGGGTCGGCGGCATCGCCACCCACTTCGATGGCCTGGCCACCGAAGGCCTTGATCTCTTCGATCAGCGAATGCGCCGCCTCGGTGCCCTGGCCGCTGCCACTGTGGCCGATCACCACGCGCGCGCCCTGGCGTGCACATTCACGGGCGGCGGCGCGGCCGATGCCACGGGAGGCGCCGGTGATGATCACGGTTTTGTCTGCAAGCAACATAAAAACACTCCTTCAAAAATAAGCGGCATCAGCCGAGGTAATTGCCGTAGCCGACCATGGCGATAGCGCCGAGGATCACCGCGATGCCGGCCACCAGCACGCCCTTGTTGGCGGCGCTGGTGCCGTGCCATTCTCGGAAATACAGGCCCCAGCAGTTGGACACAATGATGATGAATGACATGTGCAGCACCCAGGAACTGGCGTCGTTCTGCAAGCGGCTTTCGCCCATGCCGTAGAAAAAGAACTGCAAGAACCACAGCGTGCCGGCGATGGCCACCAGCAGGTAGTTGCCCAACAGCGGCGTGCTGCGATCGGTGTAGTTATGGAACGTACGGTTGCGCCAGTTCAGCCACAGGCACCAGATGCCGTTGGTGGTCAGGCCGCCCCACATGATCACCATGAAGGTCACGTTGTTCTGGAACAGGCTGTTGGCGCCATGCTCCACCGCCGCAGCGGCGAGCGGGCGGCCGGCGGAAATGCCGTAGCTGAAACACGCACTCAGCACCCCGGAAATCACCGCCACCAGCATGCCCTTGCCCAGGGAAAACTCGCTGACACTGGCGAACTTCACGGCTTCGGACACTTCCCGTTCCTTGATCAACCCGGCCTTGCCGCACACCGCAATACCCACCAGCGACACCGCCACGCCCCACAGCACCCAATGCCCGCCCTGAGAGGCCAGCATCGAGGTCAGGGTGCCTTCGGTGGCATCGGTGAACAGGTCGCGGTACAGCGCCGGCATCAGGGCGCCGAGGGCGGAGGTAAGGCCCATGATCAGCGACATGCCCAATGACAGGCCGAGGTAGCGCATGGTCAGGCCGAAGGTCAGCCCGCCGATGCCCCACAACACGCCGAACAGATAGGTCCAGAGCAGGGTGCTGGTGTCGGCATTGCGCAGGATGTCCACCCAGCCCGGCACCGTCAGTTGCGCCGCGATCAACGGCACGATCAGCCAGGACACCAGGCCGCCGGTGATCCAATAACTTTCCCAGGCCCAGCCGCGGACCTTCTTGTAAGGGATGTAGAAACTGCCGGAGGCGAAGCCGCCGATGAAGTGCAGAATCACACCAAGGAGAATGATTTCCACGTAGTCGAATCCTTTTTATTGTTGTTGTGCATCGGTTAATTCAGGGGCGGGACAGATGGAACATGGGCAGCAAGTCGACACTGATCGGCGAGGCATCGGCATGGCTGGGCATGATGTCCTGCATGTAGGCCCACCAACGTTGCATCAGCGCCGTGCCAGGCAGTTCATCCAGGCCGTGGGCGTCTTCATGGGTGAGCACGGCGAACAGTGCGTTGGCGGGTTCGTCGAGAAAAATCCGATAGTCCACCACGCCCGCGTCCAACAATACCTGGGCCAGTTCGGGCCAGATCTCGTCGTGACGCCGGCGATATTCATCCGCCTGCGCGGGGTTGAGGTTCATGCGAAAGGCACGGGTCTGCATCACTGCGCTCCATGAGTCGGGGTGTAGATACGCACTGCGTTGTGCAGGAAAAACTGCGCTTGCACGGCCTCGGGTTTGCCTGCCATGCAGCGTTTCACGAGCCCCAGGGTGCAGGCGAAATCAGCGAGGTGATCGCTGTTGGGCCAGTCGCTGCCGAAGAAGCAGCGCTCATCGCCAAAGGCTTCCCACAACACGGCCAGGCGGTCGTTGTAGAACGCCGTATCGACGATCAGGCCGTGCGGGCCGACCTGGGGGATTTCCGCCAGTTTGGCGAACACATTGGGCCGCTCTGCCAGGCGCAGCAGGTCGGCGTGGTAAGCGGCCTCTTCACCGGCTGGTACGTGGGCGTTGGGCAAGTGGTCGACGATAATGCGCAGCTCGGGCAAGGCATCGCTGAGTGTCAACAAACCCTTGATCAAGCGCGGGTTCGGGTTGGCACTGTCCAGGCTGCGACCGCAGGCGGCCAGTTGGCGCAAACCGTCGATAAAGCCGGGGCGCGTCTGGTCGAGCAGCAGGTCGCGGTCCCACAGGTTGCCGTAGCGCAGGCCGAGGAACAGCGGCGCTTGCGCCAAGGCATCGAGGTCGGCGGCGAAGTCGGCGTGCAGCGGGTCCAGGTTGCCGACAAAGCCCAGCATGCGTGGGTCGCTGCGCAGGGTCTCAAGCAACCAACGGTTGTCGTCCCGCCACGGGCTGGCTTCCACCGCGATGGCGCCGACCACATTGTGCGGGCTGGCGACGGCCCAGTAATCGTTGGGCAAATGCGCGGCATGCAAGCGATTGCCCGGCTCGGGCCACGGGATACCCTGGGGGCGGCGCGGGTCGAACAGGTGCACATGACTGTCGATGATAGGGCCGGTATAGAGCGTCTGGGGCATTACGCAATCCTTGTGGGACTCTGTCAGGAAGGGCCCGCACGCTACCGCGCACCGGCCCATTTCACCACCTCAGCTTTGCAGGTACACCACATGGGTATGGGTGTACTCGTAAAGGCCGTGCTTACCGTCGGCGCCACCGATCCCGGATTTACGCACGCCAGCGTGGAAACCCTGCATGGCCTCGAAGTTTTCGCGGTTGACGTAGGTTTCGCCAAAGTCGATCTCACGCACCGCGTGCATCGCCTTGCCCAAGTCGCGGGTGTAGATCGACGAGGTCAGGCCGTAGTCGCAGTCATTGGCCAGGGCGATGGCTTCGTCGAGGTCGTCGACAATCTGGATCGGCAACACCGGGCCGAAGATCTCTTCGCGCATGATCTCCATG
The genomic region above belongs to Pseudomonas sp. S35 and contains:
- the rhaM gene encoding L-rhamnose mutarotase codes for the protein MQTRAFRMNLNPAQADEYRRRHDEIWPELAQVLLDAGVVDYRIFLDEPANALFAVLTHEDAHGLDELPGTALMQRWWAYMQDIMPSHADASPISVDLLPMFHLSRP
- a CDS encoding amidohydrolase family protein, with the protein product MPQTLYTGPIIDSHVHLFDPRRPQGIPWPEPGNRLHAAHLPNDYWAVASPHNVVGAIAVEASPWRDDNRWLLETLRSDPRMLGFVGNLDPLHADFAADLDALAQAPLFLGLRYGNLWDRDLLLDQTRPGFIDGLRQLAACGRSLDSANPNPRLIKGLLTLSDALPELRIIVDHLPNAHVPAGEEAAYHADLLRLAERPNVFAKLAEIPQVGPHGLIVDTAFYNDRLAVLWEAFGDERCFFGSDWPNSDHLADFACTLGLVKRCMAGKPEAVQAQFFLHNAVRIYTPTHGAQ
- a CDS encoding SDR family NAD(P)-dependent oxidoreductase; amino-acid sequence: MLLADKTVIITGASRGIGRAAARECARQGARVVIGHSGSGQGTEAAHSLIEEIKAFGGQAIEVGGDAADPDTGDKLVAGAVKAFGSVDVFVNNAGICPFHSFLDMPREVYLKTVNTNLNGAYFAVQAAANQMKNQGRGGAIIAVSSISALVGGGMQTHYTPTKAGLHSLMQSCAIALGPYGIRCNSVLPGTIATDINKDDLADEEKLAYMTSRTPLGRLGEPDDVAGPIVFLASDMARYITGASLLVDGGLYVNLQ
- the rhaT gene encoding L-rhamnose/proton symporter RhaT; its protein translation is MEIILLGVILHFIGGFASGSFYIPYKKVRGWAWESYWITGGLVSWLIVPLIAAQLTVPGWVDILRNADTSTLLWTYLFGVLWGIGGLTFGLTMRYLGLSLGMSLIMGLTSALGALMPALYRDLFTDATEGTLTSMLASQGGHWVLWGVAVSLVGIAVCGKAGLIKEREVSEAVKFASVSEFSLGKGMLVAVISGVLSACFSYGISAGRPLAAAAVEHGANSLFQNNVTFMVIMWGGLTTNGIWCLWLNWRNRTFHNYTDRSTPLLGNYLLVAIAGTLWFLQFFFYGMGESRLQNDASSWVLHMSFIIIVSNCWGLYFREWHGTSAANKGVLVAGIAVILGAIAMVGYGNYLG